The region CACAGGTCGGTTAGTTGTGGGTGCGAACGCATTTTGGCTGCCAATGTCCAGGCAAGCCGATACCGGTCAAGCCGACTCGTCTGATCCAGCAAAGCAGTCATCGACGACGCGAAAGTTTTTGGCTGGGACCGCGAGCCATTGATCAATTCGCTTGCCATCGCGTGTTGGCGAAGTCGCCCCTGGACGACTTGTTGGCGGCGCCGACTCGCGGTGGTTCGGCGTTGGGGAAGTCGGCATTGATCGGTCATCGACATTCCAGCCGAAAGATCGTCGCTTCGTGTGTGTTGACTGCCCGAACTGTAGACGGTGTTGATGTAAACACCTTGGCCGAGACGTGCTTGCTCGTGAAGTTGCGAGCAAGTGTCGATCCATAACAAACTATCGACATCGAAATCACTCGCCAGGGTTCCGCTGTCGGAAAGCAATGCGTTCCGGTGCAAAAGCGTTTCGCCGGCACCATCGGTCGAAAATTCGACGACTTTGTCGGTTTCGCCTTGTGCTGCCGTCACGCGAATCCGTCGGCGAGCATTTTCGTCCAGCTTAGTATCGACCGCGATGATCGGTGCGTCATAAATGGAAAGTAAGTCGGACAGCGAACCTTCGTTTAAGTCGCCAATCGGGTCAAAGCGTTCGATCGAACTGACTCCTAGGTTCATCGCCGCTTGACGCACCGCCGGGGCAATCGGTTCGCCGGTTGTTCCGATTAGCACGTTGCAGCGCAGACGTTGTTCCAAGGTTTGGCGACCAACTAATGACCAAGGGACGCTTTCCAGATCTTGCGCGATCACCAGGATGCCACATCGCCCCCCATCATAGACTTGCCCCCAAGTTCGGCCTCCGTCCTCGGAGCGAAAGATACATCCGTGGTCGCCCGCACATACGTAGGTCTGTTTATCAAGCTTGCATGACATTCGAACCACGCATGGTTCGCCGATGATGTCTCTCCAGCGTTGGCAACGCGCAACGGTGAGGTGGGCGAAGCGATCGGACGGACGGGTGGGCTTTCGCGGATTCGGTTCGATCCCCTGCCAAGTCTTGCCGCCGTCTTGCGACAAGTAGACGTGATTCCCCGTGACCGGATCAACGTCACCGAGGGCGACAATGGAGCGAGCACGCCGTGGATGGGAGTCGTCATTGCGATCGAAATACTCGGCTTCTGATTCGATGGTCCAGAATCGCGGCAAGTCTTCTGTCGCCGCTCGGCTCCAACTCAACCCACCATCGCCACTTCGGATCACGACGCAACGCGTGATTTTGGTAATCGGATCGGTACCGCCGCCTACCGCTAAGACGCGTTGATCATCGATCCAGAAAATGTCACTGAGTGCACACTCAACCCCACTGATTGTGGGCTGCCAAGTTTTGCCGCCGTCGCCGGTATGCAGGGTTAGGCCGTGATCTCCGACCGCGACGCCGTGTTGCCGCTGACTGAAACGGAGGCAATGAATCGTAGCGGTCGGCCGCAACGTCTCGGTGTCACAGTAGTAAGGCGCAGCGAGCGCTGCCGGGGCATCCAGTTCGGTTGGTGCCTCGCCACGGACCGCGATCGCCTCTAGGAACGGGGTGTCTTTCATCGGCCACAAGCCGCCACCGACTGGGGGCGCCGGCTGTGCCTGGGCTTCGCCGCCTGCCCCAAGCAGCAAGCAGACTAGCAGTCCAAACAACTGACAGGGCACTCGTCTGAACAGCGACGTTGGACCGGTCAAAGCCACCACTGGGAGGTGGCGGGTGGTCGATCGAGATTTCACGCGGCAAATTTGTTTTTTCATCAGGCCCATCCTTTGACCCATCCAGAGACCACCACAAAGGCGGTCCAGCCGATAACCAGGTTTGCTAGCACATAAGTGGTGGTTGGGCCCCATTGTCCCTCTCCGGCCAGCGTCGCCGACTCCGACGCGAAGGTTGAAAAGGTCGTCAGCGAGCCCAGAAAACCAACACGCAAGGCGAGCGTAACGCGCTCCATTGCCTCAGAATCACCCAAATGAAGGGCCGTTATCGCGCCTAAGAGGGCGCATCCAAGCACATTGGCGAGTGTGGTTCCGTACAGACTTGAGCCACCCGGAATGGCGGCGGCCGCGGCTGTGATGCCGTATCGGCAAAGCGAACCGGTTGCGCCAGCTATCGCGATTGCCGCCAGATTGAAGCAAGTAGTCATCATGTCCGCAGGTTTTACGCATTGCCTAAGTTTGGGCCCCCACTTACGTTAGCGTTTAGATTCGGAAGTTCTGCCGCCTGCGTAAATGTCAGTTTTTTTCCCCCTTGGGACTGACAGGTGAACCGGGGCGGGACAAACCGTGTCGCACGAGACTCGGAGGCGTTCATAAAGCGCCCGTCGAAGTAACCTGTTTCTCCCTATTTTTCGCTAGACATCTCCCCTGCCATGAGCACTGCTGAAGCTGCAAACACTGATAATCGCGTGATGACCGGAGCCGACATTGTTGTCAAGTCTTTGGTAGATCATGGCGTCGACGTGCTCTTCGCATATCCGGGCGGTTGCAGCATGCCGATGCACCAAGCATTGACGCGATTTGGTGACTCGATTCGGACCATCTTGCCTCGACACGAACAGGGCGGCGGGTTTGCCGCTCAAGGTTACGCACGGGCGACCGGTCGGGTTGGCGTGGTGATGGCGACCAGTGGCCCCGGGGCGACCAACTTGGTCACCGCGATTGCCGACGCAAAATTGGACAGCATTCCGATGGTCTGCTTGACCGCACAGGTTCCGACCAAAGCGATCGGATCGGATGCCTTTCAAGAAACACCGATGGTGGAAGTCTGCCGCGGAATTACCAAGCATCACTACCTCGTCACTTCGATCGACGAGTTGCCTCGTGTGATGAAGGAAGCCTTCCACGTTGCCGCGTCCGGACGTCCCGGGCCGGTTCTCGTCGATTTGCCCAAAGACGTCCAGCTATCCGATGTCACCCAGGTTGATCTTGATCCACCGATGGACCTGCCCGGCTACGAGCCGATGCCTCCGGCCGTTCCCGCGGAAACGATCCGCCAGATCACCGCTGCGATCAAACTGGCTCGTCGCCCAATCATTTATTCCGGTGGTGGCGTCATCCTCGGTAACGCCAGCGAAGAACTGCGAGAATTTATCAACAAGACAGGCATCCCGACGGTCACGACGATCATGGGGATCGGTTCTGTGCCCCCCGACAACGAGCACTCGCTCGATTGGTTGGGAATGCACGGCGCCGCGTACGCCAACTACGCCGTTCGCGATTGCGACTTGTTGATCGCACTCGGCGTTCGGTTTGATGATCGGGTCACCGGTAAGGTCGAGGCGTTTGCCAAGGACGCTAAAATCATCCACATCGACATCGATGGGTCAGAGCTGAATAAGAACAAGGAAGCTCACATCCCCGTGCGTGGCGACGTCAAGCAGGCCCTGACCGAACTGAACAAGACTGTCACGCGATGCGATATCGATCCCTGGCGAAAGCATTGCACCGAACTGAAAGAGAAGTACCCGTTCAGCTACGACACCGAGTTCGACGGGATCTTGCAACAGCATGCGATTCGCACGCTGAGCGATATCACCGCCGAAATGAACCCGCAAGTGACCGTCGGTGTGGGGCAACACCAAATGTGGGCCGCGCAGTTCTTTAAGTTCCGCCGTCCTCGCACATGGCACAGCAGCAGTGGCCTCGGAACGATGGGCTTCGGATTGCCCGCCGCGATGGGGATCCAAGCGGCGCTTCCCGGTTCGCTGGTGATTGATATCGACGGCGACGGTAGCTTCCAAATGAACATCCAGGAACTGGCGACCTGCTTCTGCGAAGAACTGCCGGTCAAGGTGTTCTTGTTGAACAACCAACACCTGGGAATGGTGGTTCAGTGGGAGGATCGCTTCATGGACCGAAACCGGGCTCACACCTACCTAGGGCCAATCAGCCACGAAGAAGCGAGCGGCAATAGCACCGCCGAGCGATTCACTTATGCCGACAAACGCTATCCCAACTTCGTCGAAAT is a window of Roseiconus lacunae DNA encoding:
- the ilvB gene encoding biosynthetic-type acetolactate synthase large subunit: MSTAEAANTDNRVMTGADIVVKSLVDHGVDVLFAYPGGCSMPMHQALTRFGDSIRTILPRHEQGGGFAAQGYARATGRVGVVMATSGPGATNLVTAIADAKLDSIPMVCLTAQVPTKAIGSDAFQETPMVEVCRGITKHHYLVTSIDELPRVMKEAFHVAASGRPGPVLVDLPKDVQLSDVTQVDLDPPMDLPGYEPMPPAVPAETIRQITAAIKLARRPIIYSGGGVILGNASEELREFINKTGIPTVTTIMGIGSVPPDNEHSLDWLGMHGAAYANYAVRDCDLLIALGVRFDDRVTGKVEAFAKDAKIIHIDIDGSELNKNKEAHIPVRGDVKQALTELNKTVTRCDIDPWRKHCTELKEKYPFSYDTEFDGILQQHAIRTLSDITAEMNPQVTVGVGQHQMWAAQFFKFRRPRTWHSSSGLGTMGFGLPAAMGIQAALPGSLVIDIDGDGSFQMNIQELATCFCEELPVKVFLLNNQHLGMVVQWEDRFMDRNRAHTYLGPISHEEASGNSTAERFTYADKRYPNFVEIAKGYGCGAATIRKKSDLEGAIREMIEHKGPYLLDIEVPYQEHVLPMIPGGMTVDDMIMQ
- a CDS encoding fluoride efflux transporter FluC, encoding MMTTCFNLAAIAIAGATGSLCRYGITAAAAAIPGGSSLYGTTLANVLGCALLGAITALHLGDSEAMERVTLALRVGFLGSLTTFSTFASESATLAGEGQWGPTTTYVLANLVIGWTAFVVVSGWVKGWA